In Geminocystis sp. NIES-3709, a single genomic region encodes these proteins:
- a CDS encoding NACHT domain-containing NTPase, with protein MVKRSLQVSPSGIQKAKRAFALKGWTQENLAAEVNLKTRQPIWRFFSGRPVDRYTFTEICAILDLDWREIADDPPMEFLEPGETAPLNIDNLVKQVRSQRRETIQNQCGILQLLDINHPVSIDEIYVDVNILEEIASQQWFEIADLQKLKPTEFDRFGLGDVEQKQISGMQAVQTYSKLRLLGKSGVGKTTFLKHLAILCDRGKFAAHQVPIFIPLKDFAEESRDNAKFSLLNYIHQEFLISGISNQSVPETLVQEGRVLLLLDGMDEVLKQNMTEVIREIRKFSEKYHKNQFVVTCRTAVQKLQLQGFTDVEIAPFTQAQITTFAQKWFAAFTQKTFQSEQNKSAQFIEKLNLSENWQFRQLVTTPLFLHLACWVFHGQEKFPAKRSDFYKQGLDLLLSKWDETRGVERDEVYRGFLLPQKLRLLSQLAAVTFEQGQYFFEQRVIEQYIEDYLRNLPSVTLEPEEFQLESEAILKSIEAQHGLLTERARGIFSFSYLVFQEYLTARKIVASYNLRALEQALGGLVSHISDPHWREVFLLTAAMLRSADSMVQLMKQEIDALVAQDPYLQEFLIWASEKSQTIPSQPKFATSRAFYLALANSSHTAANFALATTLDQGMFLDAALDNLLLEFAIDHSQDFAYVNACSEALNNIMRMVLDVGFYKSVQQLKDQLPPPSQNQELLRTWWKTHYSAWVEQLRKTIAKYRNINHPWQFSPEQQQVLQRYYDANQLLIDCLNSNCEITTAIRQEIEATLLLPQKELEDREWQ; from the coding sequence ATGGTCAAACGATCACTTCAGGTATCCCCTTCTGGAATTCAAAAGGCTAAACGAGCATTTGCCTTAAAGGGTTGGACACAGGAAAATTTGGCCGCAGAGGTGAACTTAAAGACTCGTCAACCAATTTGGCGGTTTTTCTCCGGACGGCCCGTTGATCGCTATACTTTTACAGAAATTTGTGCAATACTCGATTTAGATTGGCGAGAGATTGCGGATGATCCGCCGATGGAATTTCTTGAGCCCGGAGAGACTGCTCCTTTGAATATTGATAATCTGGTAAAACAAGTGCGATCGCAACGCAGGGAAACCATTCAAAACCAGTGTGGCATCTTGCAGTTATTAGATATCAACCATCCCGTCAGCATTGATGAAATCTATGTCGATGTTAATATTTTGGAAGAAATTGCCAGTCAACAGTGGTTTGAGATTGCTGATTTACAAAAATTGAAACCCACTGAATTCGATCGCTTCGGGTTAGGAGATGTTGAGCAGAAACAAATATCCGGAATGCAGGCTGTCCAAACCTACTCCAAACTCAGGTTACTGGGTAAATCAGGGGTGGGCAAAACAACCTTTTTGAAACATCTTGCAATTTTGTGTGATCGAGGCAAATTCGCCGCCCATCAAGTGCCGATCTTTATCCCTCTCAAAGATTTTGCCGAAGAGTCTAGGGATAATGCCAAGTTTAGTCTCCTGAATTACATTCATCAAGAGTTTCTCATTTCGGGAATTTCAAACCAGTCTGTACCTGAAACTTTAGTGCAAGAAGGTAGAGTCCTGCTATTGTTAGATGGCATGGATGAGGTTTTGAAACAGAACATGACAGAGGTTATTAGGGAGATTCGCAAGTTCTCGGAAAAATATCACAAAAATCAGTTTGTGGTAACTTGCCGCACTGCCGTACAAAAACTGCAACTACAAGGCTTCACCGATGTAGAAATTGCCCCCTTTACCCAGGCTCAAATCACTACCTTCGCACAAAAGTGGTTTGCCGCATTCACTCAAAAGACTTTTCAATCTGAGCAGAATAAGTCGGCTCAGTTTATTGAGAAGTTGAATTTATCGGAAAACTGGCAGTTTCGTCAACTGGTTACCACACCTCTGTTCTTGCATCTCGCTTGCTGGGTATTTCATGGTCAGGAAAAATTTCCCGCCAAACGTTCTGATTTTTATAAGCAAGGGCTAGACTTACTACTGAGTAAATGGGATGAAACTAGAGGTGTTGAACGAGACGAGGTTTACCGGGGATTTTTATTGCCACAAAAACTGAGATTATTGAGTCAACTTGCCGCCGTTACTTTTGAGCAAGGACAGTACTTCTTTGAGCAACGGGTTATTGAACAATATATTGAGGACTATCTACGGAATTTGCCTAGTGTAACCTTAGAGCCAGAGGAGTTTCAACTCGAAAGTGAGGCAATCTTGAAATCGATTGAGGCTCAACATGGGTTACTGACAGAACGGGCAAGAGGAATTTTTTCCTTCTCTTATCTTGTGTTTCAAGAATATCTCACCGCTCGAAAAATTGTTGCCAGTTATAATCTTCGGGCATTAGAGCAAGCCCTCGGAGGACTGGTCAGTCACATCAGTGATCCACACTGGCGGGAAGTCTTCTTGTTAACGGCTGCCATGTTACGAAGTGCGGATTCCATGGTACAGTTGATGAAGCAAGAGATTGATGCTTTAGTCGCACAAGATCCATACCTACAAGAATTTTTGATATGGGCAAGCGAAAAATCCCAGACGATTCCATCCCAGCCTAAATTTGCAACCTCACGAGCGTTTTATCTTGCCCTTGCTAACTCATCTCATACGGCCGCTAATTTTGCGTTAGCTACCACTCTCGATCAGGGAATGTTTTTAGATGCGGCGTTAGATAACTTGTTGCTAGAGTTTGCCATCGATCATAGTCAAGATTTTGCCTATGTCAATGCTTGTAGTGAGGCTCTCAACAACATTATGAGGATGGTTCTGGATGTTGGATTTTATAAGTCTGTCCAACAATTAAAAGACCAATTGCCACCTCCGAGTCAAAACCAAGAACTGCTTCGGACGTGGTGGAAGACGCATTATTCTGCTTGGGTGGAACAGTTAAGGAAAACGATCGCCAAATATCGAAATATTAACCATCCCTGGCAGTTTAGCCCTGAACAACAGCAAGTGCTGCAACGCTACTATGATGCTAATCAACTCCTGATCGATTGCTTAAATAGTAACTGCGAAATCACAACGGCAATCCGCCAAGAAATTGAAGCCACGTTGCTGTTACCTCAAAAGGAACTAGAAGATCGGGAATGGCAATAG
- a CDS encoding beta-ketoacyl-ACP synthase III, giving the protein MEQGKKGVTIISSGSETTTQVLDNHDLSKIVDTSDDWIKTRTGIRKRHISATHTLGDLASIAAQKAISNAGLTPPDIDMIILATSTPDDLFGSASQIQGSIGATKAVAFDLTAACSGFVFALITASQFIRNGVYENIVVIGADCLSRWVDWNDRTTCVLFGDGAGAVVCQGSSVGDRLLGFEMCSNGKLNNALNLAYEGKIKDIGHHKQVNQGGFGKITMNGREVYRFAVNKVPEVIEKALFRADLSTEQIDWLILHQANQRIIEAVAERLNIPSWKVIANLSEYGNTSAASIPLALDEAVSQGKIRNGDTIVTSGFGAGLTWGSAIFKWGSFKE; this is encoded by the coding sequence TTGGAGCAGGGAAAAAAAGGCGTTACTATTATCAGTAGTGGTTCAGAAACGACTACACAAGTGTTGGATAATCACGATTTGAGTAAAATAGTTGATACCTCTGATGATTGGATAAAAACCCGTACAGGTATCAGAAAACGTCATATTTCAGCTACTCATACTCTGGGTGATTTAGCATCTATAGCAGCACAAAAAGCCATCTCTAATGCTGGTTTAACTCCTCCTGACATTGATATGATTATCCTTGCTACTTCCACCCCTGATGATTTGTTTGGTAGTGCAAGTCAAATACAAGGCTCGATCGGTGCGACTAAAGCCGTTGCCTTTGATTTAACGGCGGCTTGTTCTGGTTTTGTATTTGCTTTGATTACGGCTAGTCAATTTATCCGTAACGGTGTTTATGAAAATATTGTTGTCATCGGTGCTGATTGTCTTTCTCGTTGGGTGGACTGGAATGATAGAACTACTTGTGTATTGTTCGGTGATGGAGCAGGTGCAGTAGTCTGTCAAGGTAGTAGTGTTGGCGATCGTCTTTTAGGATTTGAAATGTGTAGTAATGGTAAGTTGAATAACGCTTTAAATTTAGCTTATGAAGGGAAAATAAAAGATATAGGACATCATAAACAGGTGAATCAAGGGGGATTCGGTAAGATAACCATGAATGGTAGAGAAGTTTATCGTTTTGCCGTCAATAAAGTCCCAGAAGTCATCGAAAAAGCCTTATTTAGAGCGGATTTAAGCACTGAGCAAATAGATTGGTTAATTCTGCACCAAGCCAATCAAAGAATTATTGAAGCGGTTGCCGAAAGATTAAATATTCCCTCCTGGAAGGTAATTGCTAACCTTAGTGAGTATGGCAACACCTCTGCCGCTTCAATTCCCCTCGCATTAGATGAAGCCGTTAGTCAAGGAAAAATTCGCAATGGCGACACGATCGTTACTTCTGGATTTGGTGCGGGTTTAACTTGGGGCTCGGCAATTTTTAAATGGGGAAGTTTTAAGGAATGA
- the plsX gene encoding phosphate acyltransferase PlsX: MAQTRTKIAVDAMGGDNAPDEIVAGAIRAAAELEVDILLVGDPDAIQAQIEKHGNTVNNIEIVPADGVVSMEEEALVGVRRKPNASINVVMNLVKEKRADGVVSAGHSGAAMAAALLGLGRIKGIDRPAIGAVFPTMYANKSVIVLDVGANVDCKPKYLEQFALMGSIYSKYVLEVENPKVGLVNIGEESSKGNELAKETYKLLSNNPKISFVGNAEGRDVLSGDFDVIVCDGFVGNVLLKFAEAVGGIMLQIIKEELPFGVRGKIGTGILKPNLKRIKQRIDHAEHGGALLLGVNGVCIVSHGSSQAPSIFNAIRIAKEAIGHGVIERIQNDQSLDHEVALRDQAKELTVDS, from the coding sequence ATGGCACAGACACGCACAAAAATAGCAGTGGATGCAATGGGCGGAGATAACGCCCCTGATGAGATTGTTGCCGGTGCAATTCGTGCCGCAGCAGAACTTGAGGTAGATATACTATTAGTCGGTGATCCTGATGCAATTCAGGCACAAATAGAAAAACATGGTAACACTGTCAATAATATCGAAATTGTCCCTGCGGATGGTGTTGTCTCCATGGAAGAAGAAGCTCTTGTGGGAGTCCGTCGTAAACCGAACGCTTCCATCAATGTTGTCATGAATTTGGTTAAAGAAAAACGAGCTGACGGAGTCGTTTCCGCCGGTCATTCTGGGGCGGCTATGGCGGCGGCTTTACTGGGATTAGGCCGTATTAAAGGAATCGATCGTCCTGCTATTGGTGCTGTATTTCCGACAATGTACGCCAATAAATCGGTTATTGTCCTTGATGTAGGAGCAAATGTTGATTGTAAGCCTAAGTATTTAGAGCAATTTGCCCTTATGGGGTCAATTTATAGTAAATATGTATTAGAAGTTGAAAATCCCAAAGTAGGTTTAGTCAATATTGGTGAAGAATCGAGTAAAGGTAATGAATTGGCGAAAGAAACCTATAAATTATTAAGTAATAATCCCAAGATTTCTTTTGTGGGTAATGCAGAGGGAAGAGATGTATTGTCAGGAGATTTTGATGTCATCGTCTGTGATGGTTTTGTTGGGAATGTTCTTCTGAAGTTTGCTGAAGCAGTTGGAGGAATTATGCTACAAATTATCAAAGAAGAGTTGCCTTTCGGTGTGAGGGGTAAAATTGGGACGGGGATTCTTAAGCCTAATCTTAAACGTATCAAACAACGTATTGATCATGCTGAACATGGAGGGGCATTACTCTTAGGAGTTAATGGTGTCTGTATTGTCAGTCATGGTAGCTCTCAAGCTCCTTCTATTTTTAATGCCATTCGTATTGCAAAAGAAGCTATTGGGCATGGTGTTATTGAGAGAATACAAAATGATCAAAGTCTCGATCACGAAGTGGCGCTGCGCGATCAAGCCAAAGAGTTAACAGTTGACAGTTGA
- a CDS encoding serine/threonine-protein kinase codes for MFKPLSDLVKSFGNESGNLLANRYQLINQIGKGAMGQVYKAIDKSSGDSIVAIKFLSQALLDEKMRSRFETEAKISALLGEQSNHIVKVKDYGIGTDQVPFYVMEYLEGDDLDQLVKKKSLSLAKFLFLIRQICIGLECAHNGILVNGQLAPIIHRDIKPSNIFLARDLQKQTIVKILDFGIAQISDPGQGTTQQHFMGTPEYCSPEQMAEEELAPTSDIYSLGVLMYQMLTQTKPIEAENRTFQSWYKAHQENIPKPLPSYLQLPSNLESLIMKCLSKSPLDRPQNMGEILKVITPLEREYNKPNTEEKLPIYSTVKPINNNEILSLQETYYQSPWPSDKPRKKIVFPCLTEAQEGAFSSLWTMLEPNEINMFQPKLTLCFNHFMFQLNPHPMILWVNLLYNRSNEPKWLPCYLDLKTEIGHQISNNLVDKGLYYILLFELKKPDKYKELLTVKINEEKNKQLQSFIDKSLSIRGANQPELSKIALKKQFESVKNTILAAINKSKI; via the coding sequence ATGTTTAAACCTTTATCAGATCTCGTAAAATCCTTTGGCAATGAATCGGGTAATTTGTTAGCAAATCGTTATCAATTGATTAATCAAATCGGTAAAGGTGCTATGGGACAAGTGTACAAAGCGATCGATAAATCATCGGGAGATAGTATTGTCGCCATTAAATTTCTATCTCAGGCATTATTAGATGAAAAAATGCGATCGAGATTTGAGACAGAAGCGAAAATAAGTGCTTTATTAGGAGAGCAAAGTAATCATATTGTAAAGGTAAAAGACTATGGTATCGGCACCGATCAAGTTCCCTTTTATGTGATGGAATATTTAGAAGGTGATGATTTAGATCAATTAGTCAAGAAAAAATCTCTTTCCCTTGCTAAATTTTTGTTCTTAATTCGTCAAATTTGTATCGGATTAGAATGCGCTCACAACGGTATTTTAGTTAATGGACAACTAGCCCCTATTATTCATCGAGACATAAAACCTAGTAATATCTTTTTAGCACGAGATTTACAAAAACAAACGATCGTTAAAATCTTAGACTTTGGCATTGCCCAGATTAGTGATCCCGGACAAGGTACGACACAACAACACTTCATGGGGACTCCCGAATACTGTTCTCCCGAACAAATGGCAGAAGAAGAATTAGCCCCCACATCAGATATATATAGTTTGGGAGTGTTAATGTATCAAATGTTAACCCAAACAAAACCGATAGAAGCAGAAAATCGTACTTTTCAATCATGGTATAAAGCCCATCAAGAAAATATCCCAAAACCTTTACCTAGTTATTTACAACTGCCTTCTAATTTAGAATCTTTGATCATGAAATGCCTTTCTAAATCACCTCTTGATCGACCTCAAAATATGGGTGAAATTCTTAAAGTTATTACTCCCTTAGAAAGAGAATATAATAAACCAAATACAGAAGAAAAATTACCTATTTATTCTACTGTTAAACCTATTAATAATAATGAAATTTTGTCATTACAGGAAACTTATTATCAAAGTCCATGGCCTAGTGATAAACCCCGTAAAAAAATAGTTTTTCCCTGCTTAACTGAGGCACAGGAAGGCGCATTTTCTAGTTTATGGACAATGTTAGAACCTAATGAAATAAATATGTTTCAACCTAAATTAACCCTTTGTTTTAACCATTTTATGTTTCAACTTAATCCTCATCCGATGATTTTATGGGTTAACTTACTATACAACCGTAGTAATGAACCGAAATGGTTGCCTTGTTACTTAGATTTAAAAACAGAAATTGGTCATCAAATTAGTAATAATTTAGTAGATAAAGGCTTATATTATATTCTTTTATTTGAACTTAAAAAACCAGATAAATATAAAGAGTTATTAACGGTTAAAATAAATGAAGAAAAAAATAAACAATTACAGAGTTTTATTGATAAAAGTTTATCCATTAGAGGAGCAAATCAACCAGAATTAAGTAAAATTGCCTTAAAAAAACAATTTGAATCTGTGAAAAATACAATTTTAGCCGCTATTAATAAATCAAAAATTTAA
- the hemE gene encoding uroporphyrinogen decarboxylase has product MSDLPCLLRVARGEILDRPPVWMMRQAGRYMKVYRDLRDKYPGFRERSENADLAIEISLQPWRAFQPDGVIMFSDILTPLPGIGIPFDIIESKGPIIDPPIRSLEQVEKLHPLNPEESLPFIKTILNTLRQEVGNQSTVLGFVGAPWTLAAYAIEGKSSKNYAVIKSMAFSEPDILHKFLGKVADAIAVYVRYQIDCGAQVVQMFDSWAGELSPQDYETFALPYQKRVVEQVKATHPDTPLILYISGSAGVLERMGQSGVDIVSVDWTVDMAEARQRLGTQMKVQGNIDPGVLFGSPEFIKQRIYDTVNKAGKGGHILNLGHGVLVGTPEENVRVFFETAKQVRY; this is encoded by the coding sequence ATGAGCGATTTGCCTTGTCTATTGCGGGTTGCCCGTGGTGAAATATTGGATCGTCCTCCGGTATGGATGATGCGTCAAGCTGGACGTTATATGAAAGTATATCGTGATTTAAGAGATAAATACCCCGGATTTAGGGAACGATCGGAAAACGCTGATTTAGCAATTGAAATCTCTTTACAACCTTGGCGTGCTTTCCAACCGGATGGAGTAATTATGTTTTCTGATATTTTAACTCCTTTACCCGGTATTGGTATTCCCTTCGATATTATTGAGAGTAAAGGGCCTATTATTGATCCTCCTATTCGTAGTTTAGAGCAAGTAGAAAAATTACATCCTCTTAACCCTGAAGAATCTTTACCATTCATTAAGACTATTCTCAATACTTTACGACAAGAAGTCGGTAATCAATCCACTGTATTGGGTTTTGTTGGTGCACCTTGGACTTTAGCCGCCTATGCTATTGAGGGTAAAAGCTCAAAAAATTATGCTGTGATTAAAAGTATGGCTTTTTCTGAGCCTGATATTTTACATAAATTTTTAGGTAAAGTTGCAGATGCGATCGCCGTTTATGTCCGTTATCAGATTGATTGTGGAGCTCAAGTTGTACAAATGTTTGATTCTTGGGCAGGAGAATTAAGTCCTCAAGACTACGAAACCTTTGCTTTACCGTATCAAAAAAGAGTTGTTGAACAAGTTAAAGCTACTCATCCTGATACTCCTTTAATTCTTTATATTAGTGGTAGTGCCGGAGTGTTAGAAAGAATGGGACAATCAGGAGTTGATATTGTCAGCGTTGATTGGACTGTTGATATGGCAGAAGCGAGACAAAGATTAGGTACACAGATGAAAGTTCAAGGAAATATTGATCCGGGAGTCTTATTTGGTTCACCAGAATTTATTAAACAAAGAATTTATGATACTGTAAATAAAGCAGGAAAAGGTGGACATATTCTCAATCTTGGTCATGGCGTGTTAGTAGGTACACCAGAAGAAAATGTCAGAGTCTTCTTTGAAACAGCAAAACAAGTAAGATATTAA
- a CDS encoding RibD family protein, with protein MNSEFSLVSTNHQLPYLSAIVAMSVDGKISTASDKPARFSSKADLKHLETQISGYDAIVFGGNTLRAYGTSLVIKNPFLLEKRRENNQPLQPLNIVCSPSGNINPTLPFFCQSLPRGLLTTDKGLIHWHEKINTFNQENDNNFFQEIFTFNYPFNWRDILQQLHFLNYRKIGILGGSKLISSLLKENLIKDLWLTICPLIIGTKTATNLLDNNLLNRSINLTLIEVKQIDQEIFLHYLVK; from the coding sequence GTGAATAGTGAATTTTCTCTAGTATCAACAAACCATCAATTACCCTATTTGAGTGCGATCGTAGCCATGAGTGTAGATGGTAAAATTAGCACAGCATCCGATAAACCAGCTAGATTTAGTAGTAAAGCAGATTTAAAACATTTAGAAACCCAAATATCTGGGTATGATGCGATCGTTTTTGGAGGGAATACTTTACGAGCCTATGGTACAAGTTTAGTGATCAAAAATCCGTTTTTATTAGAAAAAAGACGAGAAAATAATCAACCATTACAACCATTAAATATAGTTTGTTCTCCATCGGGAAATATTAATCCAACATTGCCTTTTTTTTGTCAATCTTTACCTCGTGGATTGTTAACGACAGATAAAGGTTTAATTCATTGGCACGAAAAAATTAATACTTTTAATCAAGAAAATGATAATAACTTTTTTCAAGAAATATTTACATTTAATTATCCTTTTAATTGGAGAGACATTTTACAACAATTACACTTTTTAAACTATAGAAAAATCGGTATTTTAGGAGGAAGTAAATTAATATCATCTTTGTTAAAAGAAAATTTAATTAAAGATTTATGGTTAACTATTTGCCCTTTAATTATTGGCACAAAAACTGCTACCAATTTACTAGATAACAATTTACTTAATCGATCGATCAATCTAACATTAATAGAAGTAAAACAAATAGATCAAGAAATTTTTTTGCACTATCTCGTTAAATAG
- a CDS encoding MlaD family protein, with protein sequence MRSRLFREGAVGLFLLLGLVVFGGIIFFLKGYKFQNNTYQLSLLFENAGGLREGGRVFFRGVGVGRIVAINPGSNGVEVVTEINGGLQIPSKVRVSTTRSGLLGDVSVNLIPESELTEEAKQISPLSEDCSTQNLILCNQEKINGQASPDLVESLSRLADRFNDDSLFDNINNAVLNMDKAGTKVSQLTDEMSEFTRTAQKDLATISKAANQVGDTAQSFSTTADSLSRTADVTTEQIKLLTEDYRNIPAEITTLTNNLNQVINDNRSSLSNAIASLSETTKNVSQLAKNTDQLVTRVNNTADVEKIAKNIETSSTNLTEISNNLLALSKELNNPTNLVTLQQTLDSARVTFANTAKITSEIEEFTGDPEFRRNLRNLVNGLSNLVSYTEFLEKQVELATLLEEIDNYESQMKNDQLIGKIYK encoded by the coding sequence ATGCGATCGAGATTATTTAGAGAAGGTGCAGTGGGTTTATTTTTGTTATTAGGATTAGTTGTTTTTGGAGGAATAATATTTTTTCTCAAAGGTTATAAGTTCCAAAATAATACTTATCAATTAAGTTTATTATTTGAAAATGCGGGAGGACTAAGAGAAGGGGGGCGAGTTTTTTTTAGAGGCGTTGGTGTAGGTAGAATTGTCGCTATTAATCCGGGTAGTAACGGGGTAGAAGTCGTTACGGAAATTAACGGAGGATTACAAATTCCTTCTAAGGTAAGAGTGTCAACTACTCGATCAGGATTATTAGGGGATGTTAGCGTTAATTTAATTCCCGAAAGTGAGCTTACAGAAGAAGCAAAACAAATTAGTCCTTTAAGCGAAGATTGTTCTACACAAAATTTAATACTTTGTAATCAAGAGAAAATCAATGGTCAAGCTAGTCCAGATTTAGTAGAAAGTTTAAGTCGTTTAGCCGATCGTTTTAATGATGATAGTCTTTTTGATAATATCAATAATGCCGTCTTAAATATGGATAAAGCCGGGACAAAAGTCTCTCAATTAACTGATGAAATGTCAGAATTCACCAGAACTGCTCAAAAAGATTTAGCCACAATTTCTAAAGCGGCTAACCAAGTTGGAGATACTGCACAATCTTTCTCTACTACAGCAGATTCTCTCTCTCGTACGGCGGATGTAACGACTGAACAGATTAAACTTCTAACAGAAGATTATCGTAATATTCCCGCAGAAATTACGACACTGACTAATAATCTTAATCAAGTTATCAATGATAATCGATCGAGTCTTAGTAATGCGATCGCCAGTTTAAGCGAAACCACTAAAAATGTTAGTCAATTAGCGAAAAACACGGATCAATTAGTCACCAGAGTTAATAATACTGCCGATGTAGAAAAGATTGCTAAAAATATTGAAACCAGTAGTACAAACTTAACAGAAATAAGTAATAATCTCCTCGCACTTTCTAAAGAATTAAATAATCCCACCAACTTAGTAACCTTACAACAAACCCTTGATTCTGCTAGAGTTACCTTTGCTAATACTGCTAAAATTACATCTGAAATAGAAGAATTTACTGGAGATCCTGAATTTAGGAGAAACTTGAGAAATTTAGTTAATGGATTAAGTAATCTTGTTTCCTATACGGAATTTTTAGAAAAACAAGTAGAATTAGCCACTTTATTAGAGGAAATCGATAATTATGAATCACAAATGAAAAATGATCAGTTAATCGGCAAAATCTATAAATAA
- a CDS encoding ABC transporter ATP-binding protein, with translation MVEPIIELRGVCKAFGDNIILDQANLKIYPNDALVIIGPSGTGKSTILRLIAGLTEPDDGEIYVKGEKRIGLIEDHRELMAISMVFQQAALFDSLTVRENVGFSLYEHSGLSRSKIGEIVDRTLEMVGLSPETANLFPAELSGGMRKRVSFARAIIFNPDKPEERPEVVLYDEPTAGLDPIASTVVENLVRSLQKNFSSCNSYVMVSHQNSTIRRTGERLVFLYEGKFQWEGHINEIDTTENALVRQFFNASTEGPIK, from the coding sequence ATGGTAGAACCAATCATCGAATTAAGAGGGGTTTGTAAAGCCTTTGGAGATAACATTATCTTAGATCAGGCTAATTTAAAAATTTATCCTAATGATGCTTTAGTGATTATTGGGCCTAGTGGTACAGGAAAATCGACTATTTTAAGACTAATAGCTGGTTTAACAGAACCTGATGACGGGGAAATTTATGTCAAAGGAGAGAAAAGAATTGGCTTGATTGAGGATCATCGAGAACTCATGGCTATAAGCATGGTATTTCAACAGGCCGCTTTATTTGATTCCTTGACGGTTAGGGAAAATGTCGGGTTTTCTTTATATGAACATTCTGGACTCTCTCGCAGTAAAATTGGTGAAATTGTCGATCGAACCTTAGAAATGGTGGGATTATCTCCAGAAACTGCTAATCTTTTTCCAGCAGAATTATCGGGGGGAATGCGAAAAAGAGTTAGTTTTGCAAGGGCGATTATTTTTAACCCTGATAAACCAGAAGAACGACCGGAAGTTGTATTGTATGATGAACCCACCGCAGGACTTGATCCTATTGCTTCAACAGTAGTAGAAAACTTAGTACGCAGTTTACAAAAGAATTTTTCTAGTTGCAACTCTTATGTTATGGTTAGTCATCAAAATAGTACTATTCGTCGTACGGGGGAAAGATTAGTGTTTTTATATGAAGGCAAGTTTCAATGGGAAGGTCATATAAATGAGATTGATACCACTGAAAATGCTTTGGTTAGACAATTTTTTAATGCCAGTACCGAAGGGCCTATCAAATAA
- a CDS encoding cysteine synthase A — MDIKDGFVGTIGNTPLIRLNSFSEETGCEILGKAEFLNPGGSVKDRAALYIIQQAEAQGLLKPGGTVVEGTAGNTGIGLAHICNAKGYKCVIVIPETQSQEKMDALRTLGAEVRAVPAVPYKDPNNYVKLSGRIAQEMDNAIWANQFDNLANRQSHYETTGKEIWEQTDHQVSAWVAATGTGGTFAGVSLFLKEQNPNIKCVVADPLGSGLYSYIKTGQIKIEGNSITEGIGNSRITANMQDVPIDDGIQVNDQEALRVIYQLLRKEGLFMGGSVGINVGAAVALAKQMGPGHTIVTVLCDSGARYQSRLYNAEWLESKGLFIP, encoded by the coding sequence ATGGATATTAAAGACGGCTTTGTAGGAACTATTGGTAACACTCCTTTAATTCGCTTAAATAGTTTTAGTGAAGAAACAGGGTGTGAAATTTTGGGAAAAGCGGAGTTTTTAAATCCGGGGGGTTCTGTGAAAGATAGAGCCGCACTATATATAATTCAACAAGCGGAAGCTCAAGGATTATTGAAACCCGGTGGTACAGTGGTAGAAGGTACTGCTGGAAATACTGGTATTGGTCTAGCTCACATTTGTAACGCAAAAGGATATAAATGTGTAATAGTCATCCCTGAAACTCAATCTCAAGAAAAAATGGACGCTTTAAGAACTTTAGGGGCTGAAGTACGAGCAGTTCCTGCCGTGCCTTATAAAGATCCAAATAATTACGTTAAATTGTCTGGTAGAATTGCTCAAGAGATGGATAATGCTATTTGGGCAAATCAGTTTGATAATTTGGCAAATCGTCAATCTCACTACGAAACGACGGGGAAAGAAATTTGGGAACAAACTGATCATCAAGTGTCTGCTTGGGTAGCGGCTACAGGTACAGGAGGCACTTTTGCGGGGGTTTCTTTGTTTTTGAAGGAACAAAACCCCAATATTAAGTGTGTTGTGGCTGATCCTCTTGGTAGTGGTTTATACAGTTATATAAAAACTGGACAGATCAAAATAGAGGGTAATTCTATTACTGAAGGCATTGGTAATAGTCGAATTACCGCTAATATGCAGGATGTGCCGATCGATGATGGGATTCAAGTTAATGATCAAGAGGCTTTAAGAGTAATTTATCAGTTATTACGCAAAGAAGGATTATTTATGGGAGGATCTGTTGGGATTAATGTAGGCGCGGCGGTTGCTTTGGCAAAACAAATGGGTCCGGGTCATACGATCGTAACGGTTTTGTGTGATAGTGGCGCTCGTTATCAATCCCGTCTTTATAATGCTGAATGGTTAGAATCAAAGGGGTTATTTATTCCTTAA